A single region of the Sorghum bicolor cultivar BTx623 chromosome 7, Sorghum_bicolor_NCBIv3, whole genome shotgun sequence genome encodes:
- the LOC8066126 gene encoding glycosyltransferase family 92 protein Os08g0121900: MAMSAKERKLSRLGSCKVTSAAGSGGGGGGSPAARGHRSPAAPQRRVFAALFAFLCAGVVVLGGVHVIGASFRPVLRTAWPSATLNAISSDARAQQAGSTADAVLPSVQIQHAVAFPDRVLLILKDGSSLPAPQRFECLYSPANSSELRRQPLLAASLPDGPSLVHCPAEPSGVDVSLSLSLSPPVAPLQWDRLVYTALVDSRDNSTIVFAKGMNLRPGRLGVASRYQCVFGRDLSKPKHVLTSPVISAAQEIFRCVTPVRIRRYLRMTTNPNGNGDSDDKPMLVSIRTKGQRDSTLPSIAEPEPLPRYNRHRRQKAHSMCVCTMLRNQARFLREWIIYHSHIGVERWFIYDNNSDDDIEQALGTMDPSRYNVTRHLWPWMKSQEAGFAHCALRARESCEWVGFIDIDEFLHFPGNKTLQDILRNYSNRPRIGELRTACHSFGPSGRTKIPKKGVTTGYTCRLAAPERHKSIVRPDALNPSLINVVHHFHLKEGVRYVNLGQGVMLINHYKYQVWEVFKDKFSGRVATYVADWQDEENVGSRDRAPGLGTKPVEPEDWPRRFCEVFDTGLKDFVHKAFTDPATGSLPW; this comes from the exons ATGGCGATGTCGGCGAAGGAGAGGAAGCTGAGCAGGCTCGGGAGTTGTAAGGTTACTTCAGCGgcaggaagtggtggcggcggcgggggttCCCCTGCCGCAAGGGGCCACCGGTCACCGGCGGCGCCGCAGCGGCGTGTCTTCGCGGCGCTCTTCGCGTTCCTGTGCGCCGGCGTAGTCGTCCTCGGCGGCGTGCACGTCATTGGAG CGTCGTTCCGGCCGGTGCTCAGGACGGCGTGGCCGTCGGCGACCCTGAACGCCATTTCCTCTGATGCCAGAGCGCAGCAAGCTGGCAGCACTGCCGATGCCGTGTTGCCGTCAGTCCAAATCCAGCACGCGGTTGCCTTCCCGGACCGTGTTCTCCTGATCCTCAAGGACGGGTCGTCGCTGCCAGCTCCTCAGCGGTTTGAGTGCTTATACTCCCCTGCCAACTCCTCGGAGCTGCGCCGGCAGCCCCTGTTGGCCGCCTCCTTGCCGGATGGACCCAGCCTCGTCCATTGCCCTGCCGAACCATCTGGTGTGGATGTCTCTCTGTCACTGTCCCTGTCACCTCCGGTGGCGCCGCTACAGTGGGACAGGCTTGTGTACACTGCTCTTGTTGACAGCAGGGACAACTCCACCATTGTGTTCGCCAAGGGGATGAACCTCCGGCCAGGCCGTTTGGGTGTGGCGTCGAGGTATCAGTGTGTCTTTGGCCGTGACCTGTCAAAGCCAAAGCATGTGCTCACATCCCCTGTGATTTCTGCTGCACAAGAGATTTTCCGGTGTGTGACACCAGTTCGCATTCGCCGGTATCTCAGGATGACAACTAATCCCAATGGCAATGGAGACAGTGATGACAAGCCTATGTTGGTCTCCATCAGGACGAAAGGCCAGAGGGACTCTACGCTGCCATCAATAGCTGAGCCTGAGCCACTTCCTCGGTATAACAGACATCGGCGGCAAAAGGCACATTCAATGTGTGTATGCACCATGCTTCGCAACCAGGCAAGGTTCCTCCGAGAATGGATCATCTACCACTCGCATATCGGTGTGGAGCGGTGGTTCATCTATGACAACAacagtgatgatgacattgagcAGGCCCTCGGTACCATGGATCCATCAAGGTACAATGTGACACGCCATCTGTGGCCATGGATGAAGTCTCAAGAGGCTGGTTTCGCACATTGTGCTCTCAGGGCCCGAGAGAGCTGTGAGTGGGTGGGGTTCATCGACATCGACGAGTTCTTGCACTTCCCTGGCAACAAGACTCTACAAGATATTCTCCGGAACTACTCAAACAGGCCACGGATTGGGGAGCTCAGGACTGCATGCCACAGCTTTGGTCCCTCAGGTCGGACAAAAATTCCCAAGAAAGGCGTTACAACAGGTTACACCTGCCGACTCGCTGCACCGGAGCGACACAAGTCAATTGTCAGGCCAGACGCACTAAACCCATCACTCATCAATGTGGTGCACCACTTCCATCTGAAAGAAGGGGTGAGGTATGTGAACCTTGGTCAGGGTGTGATGCTCATCAACCATTACAAGTATCAAGTTTGGGAGGTGTTCAAGGATAAGTTTTCTGGCCGTGTCGCGACCTATGTTGCCGATTGGCAGGACGAGGAGAATGTTGGATCCAGGGACAGGGCACCAGGATTGGGGACTAAGCCGGTGGAACCAGAGGATTGGCCGCGTCGGTTCTGTGAAGTATTTGATACCGGTCTTAAAGATTTTGTGCATAAAGCGTTCACAGATCCAGCCACTGGAAGTCTTCCATGGTAG